A single region of the Epinephelus moara isolate mb chromosome 16, YSFRI_EMoa_1.0, whole genome shotgun sequence genome encodes:
- the LOC126403147 gene encoding semaphorin-3F-like isoform X1, with product MTVTMTASGAQLLLLALCVYRGSGLQQSAPRVRLSFKELMDTRAARPFSFSFNTSDYRILLMDQDQGRLYLGSREYLVALDMHNVNKEPLIIHWPASAKRKGECQMTGKGRQGECANFVRLIEPWNRTHLYTCGTGAYQPICTFINRGWRAEDYLFRLVPGYVDSGKGKCSYDPKQESIAVLINGNLYAGVHIDFMSTDAALFRTMGGRTAIRTEQYDSRWLNEPVFVQIQQIPDSAERNDDKLYFFFREKSLDSSGGASPSVLARVGRVCLNDEGGQKSLVNRWTTFLKARLICSVIGDDGVETRFDELRDVFIQPTQDERNPTVYALFTTAGSVFKGSAVCVYSMADIRNVFNGPFAHKHGHNYQWTEYTGKIPYPRPGTCPGGTFTPGIRSSKNFSDEAVNFIRAHPLMIHPVYPIHRRPLVVRTGVDYRFTALVVDQVDAVDGRYEVLFLGTDRGTVQKVIVLPKDPTSMEELTLEEVEVFRSRAPVKTMKISSKRQQLYVSSDAGLTQVSLHRCSVYGRACSDCCLARDPYCAWDGESCSAFTPSTKRRSRRQDVKHGDPLRQCRGFNAKVEKRLRETVQFGVEGSSTFLECQPRSPQATVKWLFQREGKRKVTPAVSFPSLQLNRVAGVLKTNHGILLKSLNQSDAGLYHCLATENNFKHTVARVALRILDRDIVLALTAQDEDEEPKTRQAGPYPESSLVSTPFPPEIRLINQYCQSYWEQLSPKQQQQRKRTSRRHTEGQDQGLG from the exons ATGACTGTTACCATGACAGCATCTGGAGCCCAACTCCTCCTGTTGGCCTTATGTGTTTACAGAGGCTCGGGCCTGCAGCAGTCTGCTCCGCGGGTTCGCCTCTCCTTCAAAG agctgatGGACACCAGGGCAGCGCGACCCTTCAGTTTCTCCTTCAACACCAGCGACTACCGCATCCTCCTGATGGATCAGGACCAGGGCCGCCTGTACCTGGGCAGCCGGGAGTACCTGGTGGCTCTGGACATGCACAACGTCAACAAGGAGCCTCTCATA ATCCACTGGCCAGCATCCGCTAAGAGAAAGGGAGAATGTCAGATGACAGGAAAGGGAAGACAG GGTGAATGTGCCAACTTTGTGCGTCTGATAGAGCCGTGGAACCGCACCCACCTCTACACCTGTGGAACGGGGGCGTACCAACCTATCTGCACATTCATCAACAGAGGCTGGAGGGCAGAG GACTACCTGTTTAGGCTGGTCCCTGGGTATGTGGATTCAGGGAAGGGAAAATGTTCCTATGATCCCAAACAGGAGAGCATTGCGGTTCTGATCA ATGGTAACCTGTATGCAGGGGTCCATATCGACTTCATGAGTACAGATGCTGCTCTGTTTAGAACCATGGGAGGGAGAACAGCAATCAGGACAGAGCAGTATGACTCCAGGTGGCTCAATG AGCCCGTGTTTGTTCAGATCCAGCAGATCCCTGACAGTGCAGAAAGAAACGACGACAAGCTTTACTTCTTTTTCCGCGAGAAGAGTCTAGACTCAAGCGGCGGGGCGAGCCCCAGCGTCTTAGCCAGGGTGGGAAGAGTGTGTCTG AATGATGAAGGAGGCCAGAAGTCCCTGGTGAACCGCTGGACGACGTTCCTGAAGGCTCGCCTTATCTGTTCAGTGATAGGAGATGATGGAGTGGAAACACGATTTGATGAACTAC GGGATGTGTTTATCCAGCCCACACAGGATGAACGAAACCCTACGGTGTATGCTCTCTTCACTACAGCAGG CTCTGTGTTCAAAGGCTCAGCGGTCTGCGTGTACTCCATGGCTGATATCCGCAATGTCTTCAATGGACCATTTGCCCACAAACATGGCCATAATTACCAATGGACAGAGTACACTGGCAAGATTCCCTACCCACGGCCTGGGACA TGTCCAGGAGGAACCTTCACTCCTGGTATCCGTTCCTCCAAGAACTTTTCAGATGAGGCTGTGAATTTCATCCGAGCCCATCCCCTCATGATCCATCCAGTTTATCCAATCCACCGCCGCCCCCTGGTGGTGAGAACTGGGGTGGACTACCGCTTCACTGCCCTGGTAGTGGATCAGGTGGATGCTGTGGATGGACGCTATGAGGTGCTCTTCTTGGGGACAG ATCGAGGCACCGTCCAAAAAGTTATAGTGTTGCCGAAGGACCCAACTAGCATGGAGGAACTGACACTAGAGGAAGTGGAGGTTTTCCGG TCCAGAGCTCCAGTCAAAACTATGAAGATATCCTCCAAAAGA CAACAGCTGTACGTGTCATCAGACGCGGGGCTGACCCAGGTGTCACTGCACCGCTGCAGCGTGTACGGCCGGGCCTGCTCTGATTGCTGTCTGGCTCGAGACCCCTACTGTGCCTGGGATGGAGAGAGCTGCTCTGCCTTCACCCCATCCACCAAGAG GAGGAGCAGAAGACAGGATGTTAAACACGGCGACCCACTGAGGCAGTGCAGGGGCTTCAATGCCAAAG tGGAGAAACGTCTGAGAGAAACGGTGCAGTTTGGGGTGGAGGGGAGCAGTACATTCCTGGAGTGTCAGCCTCGCTCTCCCCAGGCTACTGTCAAGTGGCTGTTCCagagggaaggaaagaggaaagTG ACTCCTGCGGTTTCATTCCCTTCTCTGCAGCTCAACCGTGTGGCAGGTGTTCTGAAGACCAACCATGGCATCCTCCTGAAGTCCCTCAACCAGTCAGATGCGGGGCTCTACCACTGCCTCGCCACTGAGAACAACTTTAAACACACAGTGGCCCGCGTGGCGCTGCGCATCCTGGATCGAGACATAGTTTTAGCTCTCACCGCTCAGGATGAGGACGAAGAGCCAAAAACTCGCCAAGCGGGACCTTACCCAGAGTCGTCCCTCGTCTCCACACCCTTCCCGCCCGAGATTAGACTGATTAACCAGTACTGCCAGTCCTACTGGGAACAACTCAGccccaaacagcagcagcagcgcaaGCGCACCAGCCGCAGGCACACAGAGGGCCAGGACCAAGGCCTCGGTTAG
- the LOC126403150 gene encoding actin nucleation-promoting factor WAS-like isoform X1 — protein MSRGSKAKTESARSSLLSLQENEKLEELLGRRCASMATAVAQLFMALPHSPSTWSLQHTGVVCFIKDNPQRSYFIRMYDLKAGRQIWEQELYNQIVYSSPQPYFHTFAADDCQVGLNFALQQEADDFQNVVEDKINQRHTRSERKQRPPPPSDRGSLPRPPEKAASSGSPGSFHMATVDIQNPDIHSSRYRSMPSPAASTALIGKGKKDKKKGKKGPKISKADIGAPSGFKHVSHVGWDPNNLDPDLWKLLSQAGIGEDEMKDEKTSQLIYNVIEQSGGMEAVKREVNRASAPPPPPPGRQGPLPPVPGSHAPTPPPPRGRSGPLPPIPGQSPRGTPPPHPPPSRGGLPPPPPAMSRGGPPPPPPPVHSSQFSSPPPSRPPMSSHSLPPPMPPSNQQRSMGFPPPPVPSTPSGGAPPPPPPPPPPPSLPPISSNFPPPPPASGGPPPPPAPVSGGGDGRGALLDQIRLGKKLRNVTDSPDVAAPTPPESGEGIVGALMMVMQKRSKVIHSSEESEDDGGDEDDEDDEWDD, from the exons ATGAGCCGTGGATCTAAAGCTAAAACAGAGAGCGCCCGGAGCTCTTTGTTGAGCCTCCAGGAGAATGAGAAGTTGGAGGAGCTGCTGGGCAGAAGGTGTGCT tccaTGGCCACTGCAGTAGCACAGCTGTTCATGGCTCTGCCTCACAGTCCCTCCACATGGAGCCTGCAGCACACCGGAGTGGTGTGCTTCATCAAAGACAACCCTCAGCGCTCCTACTTCATACGGATGTATGATTTGAAG GCAGGGAGGCAGATTTGGGAGCAGGAGCTCTACAACCAGATTGTTTACTCCTCGCCACAGCCGTACTTTCATACCTTTGCAGCGGAT GACTGTCAGGTCGGACTGAACTTTGCTCTGCAACAGGAAGCAGACgatttccaaaatgttgtcgAGGATAAAATAAACCAGAGACACACCCGTTCAG AAAGGAAACAGCGCCCCCCGCCGCCCAGTG ATAGAGGTTCCCTGCCCCGTCCTCCTGAGAAAG CCGCATCATCTGGCAGCCCTGGCTCTTTTCACATGGCCACAGTGGACATCCAAAACCCAGATATCCATTCTTCACGGTACCGCTCAATGCCTTCACCTGCTGCTTCCACAGCCCTGATCGGCAAAGGAAAGAAGGATAAGAAGAAAGGGAAGAAGGGCCCCAAAATCTCCAAAGCAGACATTGGGGCACCCAGTGGATTTAA GCATGTTAGTCATGTCGGCTGGGATCCCAACAACCTCGACCCTGATCTGTGGAAGCTGCTCTCCCAAGCTGGAATTGGTGAAGACGAGATGAAGGATGAAAAGACCTCCCAGCTCATTTATAATGTCATCGAGCAGTCTGGAGGCATGGAGGCGGTGAAGAGGGAGGTGAACAGAG CCAGTgcacctccaccacctccacctggcAGACAAGGACCTCTGCCTCCTGTGCCCGGCTCCCACGCTcccacccctccacctccacgaGGCCGCTCTGGCCCCCTGCCTCCTATCCCAGGCCAGTCACCTCGAGGGACCCCGCCCCCTCACCCGCCTCCCTCACGTGGAGGCttgccaccaccacctcctgcaATGAGCAGAGGCGGTCCTCCACCGCCACCTCCACCAGTGCACTCTTCTCAGTTCTCCTCACCGCCGCCCTCAAGGCCCCCAATGTCCTCCCACAGCCTGCCTCCTCCCATGCCGCCATCTAACCAACAGCGCTCCATGGGTTTCCCACCTCCTCCAGTCCCATCGACACCCAGCGGAGgggcccctccacctcctcctcctccaccccctccacctTCCCTACCTCCTATATCTTCAAAtttcccacctcctcctcctgcttctgGAGGCCCACCGCCACCACCTGCTCCTGTGTCTGGAGGCGGGGATGGCAGAGGAGCTCTGTTGGATCAGATCCGACTGGGGAAGAAGCTCAGAAAT GTGACAGACAGCCCTGATGTAGCTGCGCCTACACCACCAGAGTCAGGTGAAGGCATCGTTGGTGCTCTTATGATGGTCATGCAGAAGAGGAGTAAAGTCATCCATTCCTCCG AGGAAAGCGAAGATGACGGTGGAGATGAGGACGATGAGGACGATGAATGGGACGACTGA
- the LOC126403147 gene encoding semaphorin-3F-like isoform X2, with the protein MTVTMTASGAQLLLLALCVYRGSGLQQSAPRVRLSFKELMDTRAARPFSFSFNTSDYRILLMDQDQGRLYLGSREYLVALDMHNVNKEPLIIHWPASAKRKGECQMTGKGRQGECANFVRLIEPWNRTHLYTCGTGAYQPICTFINRGWRAEDYLFRLVPGYVDSGKGKCSYDPKQESIAVLINGNLYAGVHIDFMSTDAALFRTMGGRTAIRTEQYDSRWLNEPVFVQIQQIPDSAERNDDKLYFFFREKSLDSSGGASPSVLARVGRVCLNDEGGQKSLVNRWTTFLKARLICSVIGDDGVETRFDELRDVFIQPTQDERNPTVYALFTTAGSVFKGSAVCVYSMADIRNVFNGPFAHKHGHNYQWTEYTGKIPYPRPGTCPGGTFTPGIRSSKNFSDEAVNFIRAHPLMIHPVYPIHRRPLVVRTGVDYRFTALVVDQVDAVDGRYEVLFLGTDRGTVQKVIVLPKDPTSMEELTLEEVEVFRSRAPVKTMKISSKRQQLYVSSDAGLTQVSLHRCSVYGRACSDCCLARDPYCAWDGESCSAFTPSTKRRSRRQDVKHGDPLRQCRGFNAKVEKRLRETVQFGVEGSSTFLECQPRSPQATVKWLFQREGKRKVLNRVAGVLKTNHGILLKSLNQSDAGLYHCLATENNFKHTVARVALRILDRDIVLALTAQDEDEEPKTRQAGPYPESSLVSTPFPPEIRLINQYCQSYWEQLSPKQQQQRKRTSRRHTEGQDQGLG; encoded by the exons ATGACTGTTACCATGACAGCATCTGGAGCCCAACTCCTCCTGTTGGCCTTATGTGTTTACAGAGGCTCGGGCCTGCAGCAGTCTGCTCCGCGGGTTCGCCTCTCCTTCAAAG agctgatGGACACCAGGGCAGCGCGACCCTTCAGTTTCTCCTTCAACACCAGCGACTACCGCATCCTCCTGATGGATCAGGACCAGGGCCGCCTGTACCTGGGCAGCCGGGAGTACCTGGTGGCTCTGGACATGCACAACGTCAACAAGGAGCCTCTCATA ATCCACTGGCCAGCATCCGCTAAGAGAAAGGGAGAATGTCAGATGACAGGAAAGGGAAGACAG GGTGAATGTGCCAACTTTGTGCGTCTGATAGAGCCGTGGAACCGCACCCACCTCTACACCTGTGGAACGGGGGCGTACCAACCTATCTGCACATTCATCAACAGAGGCTGGAGGGCAGAG GACTACCTGTTTAGGCTGGTCCCTGGGTATGTGGATTCAGGGAAGGGAAAATGTTCCTATGATCCCAAACAGGAGAGCATTGCGGTTCTGATCA ATGGTAACCTGTATGCAGGGGTCCATATCGACTTCATGAGTACAGATGCTGCTCTGTTTAGAACCATGGGAGGGAGAACAGCAATCAGGACAGAGCAGTATGACTCCAGGTGGCTCAATG AGCCCGTGTTTGTTCAGATCCAGCAGATCCCTGACAGTGCAGAAAGAAACGACGACAAGCTTTACTTCTTTTTCCGCGAGAAGAGTCTAGACTCAAGCGGCGGGGCGAGCCCCAGCGTCTTAGCCAGGGTGGGAAGAGTGTGTCTG AATGATGAAGGAGGCCAGAAGTCCCTGGTGAACCGCTGGACGACGTTCCTGAAGGCTCGCCTTATCTGTTCAGTGATAGGAGATGATGGAGTGGAAACACGATTTGATGAACTAC GGGATGTGTTTATCCAGCCCACACAGGATGAACGAAACCCTACGGTGTATGCTCTCTTCACTACAGCAGG CTCTGTGTTCAAAGGCTCAGCGGTCTGCGTGTACTCCATGGCTGATATCCGCAATGTCTTCAATGGACCATTTGCCCACAAACATGGCCATAATTACCAATGGACAGAGTACACTGGCAAGATTCCCTACCCACGGCCTGGGACA TGTCCAGGAGGAACCTTCACTCCTGGTATCCGTTCCTCCAAGAACTTTTCAGATGAGGCTGTGAATTTCATCCGAGCCCATCCCCTCATGATCCATCCAGTTTATCCAATCCACCGCCGCCCCCTGGTGGTGAGAACTGGGGTGGACTACCGCTTCACTGCCCTGGTAGTGGATCAGGTGGATGCTGTGGATGGACGCTATGAGGTGCTCTTCTTGGGGACAG ATCGAGGCACCGTCCAAAAAGTTATAGTGTTGCCGAAGGACCCAACTAGCATGGAGGAACTGACACTAGAGGAAGTGGAGGTTTTCCGG TCCAGAGCTCCAGTCAAAACTATGAAGATATCCTCCAAAAGA CAACAGCTGTACGTGTCATCAGACGCGGGGCTGACCCAGGTGTCACTGCACCGCTGCAGCGTGTACGGCCGGGCCTGCTCTGATTGCTGTCTGGCTCGAGACCCCTACTGTGCCTGGGATGGAGAGAGCTGCTCTGCCTTCACCCCATCCACCAAGAG GAGGAGCAGAAGACAGGATGTTAAACACGGCGACCCACTGAGGCAGTGCAGGGGCTTCAATGCCAAAG tGGAGAAACGTCTGAGAGAAACGGTGCAGTTTGGGGTGGAGGGGAGCAGTACATTCCTGGAGTGTCAGCCTCGCTCTCCCCAGGCTACTGTCAAGTGGCTGTTCCagagggaaggaaagaggaaagTG CTCAACCGTGTGGCAGGTGTTCTGAAGACCAACCATGGCATCCTCCTGAAGTCCCTCAACCAGTCAGATGCGGGGCTCTACCACTGCCTCGCCACTGAGAACAACTTTAAACACACAGTGGCCCGCGTGGCGCTGCGCATCCTGGATCGAGACATAGTTTTAGCTCTCACCGCTCAGGATGAGGACGAAGAGCCAAAAACTCGCCAAGCGGGACCTTACCCAGAGTCGTCCCTCGTCTCCACACCCTTCCCGCCCGAGATTAGACTGATTAACCAGTACTGCCAGTCCTACTGGGAACAACTCAGccccaaacagcagcagcagcgcaaGCGCACCAGCCGCAGGCACACAGAGGGCCAGGACCAAGGCCTCGGTTAG
- the LOC126403150 gene encoding actin nucleation-promoting factor WAS-like isoform X2, with the protein MATAVAQLFMALPHSPSTWSLQHTGVVCFIKDNPQRSYFIRMYDLKAGRQIWEQELYNQIVYSSPQPYFHTFAADDCQVGLNFALQQEADDFQNVVEDKINQRHTRSERKQRPPPPSDRGSLPRPPEKAASSGSPGSFHMATVDIQNPDIHSSRYRSMPSPAASTALIGKGKKDKKKGKKGPKISKADIGAPSGFKHVSHVGWDPNNLDPDLWKLLSQAGIGEDEMKDEKTSQLIYNVIEQSGGMEAVKREVNRASAPPPPPPGRQGPLPPVPGSHAPTPPPPRGRSGPLPPIPGQSPRGTPPPHPPPSRGGLPPPPPAMSRGGPPPPPPPVHSSQFSSPPPSRPPMSSHSLPPPMPPSNQQRSMGFPPPPVPSTPSGGAPPPPPPPPPPPSLPPISSNFPPPPPASGGPPPPPAPVSGGGDGRGALLDQIRLGKKLRNVTDSPDVAAPTPPESGEGIVGALMMVMQKRSKVIHSSEESEDDGGDEDDEDDEWDD; encoded by the exons aTGGCCACTGCAGTAGCACAGCTGTTCATGGCTCTGCCTCACAGTCCCTCCACATGGAGCCTGCAGCACACCGGAGTGGTGTGCTTCATCAAAGACAACCCTCAGCGCTCCTACTTCATACGGATGTATGATTTGAAG GCAGGGAGGCAGATTTGGGAGCAGGAGCTCTACAACCAGATTGTTTACTCCTCGCCACAGCCGTACTTTCATACCTTTGCAGCGGAT GACTGTCAGGTCGGACTGAACTTTGCTCTGCAACAGGAAGCAGACgatttccaaaatgttgtcgAGGATAAAATAAACCAGAGACACACCCGTTCAG AAAGGAAACAGCGCCCCCCGCCGCCCAGTG ATAGAGGTTCCCTGCCCCGTCCTCCTGAGAAAG CCGCATCATCTGGCAGCCCTGGCTCTTTTCACATGGCCACAGTGGACATCCAAAACCCAGATATCCATTCTTCACGGTACCGCTCAATGCCTTCACCTGCTGCTTCCACAGCCCTGATCGGCAAAGGAAAGAAGGATAAGAAGAAAGGGAAGAAGGGCCCCAAAATCTCCAAAGCAGACATTGGGGCACCCAGTGGATTTAA GCATGTTAGTCATGTCGGCTGGGATCCCAACAACCTCGACCCTGATCTGTGGAAGCTGCTCTCCCAAGCTGGAATTGGTGAAGACGAGATGAAGGATGAAAAGACCTCCCAGCTCATTTATAATGTCATCGAGCAGTCTGGAGGCATGGAGGCGGTGAAGAGGGAGGTGAACAGAG CCAGTgcacctccaccacctccacctggcAGACAAGGACCTCTGCCTCCTGTGCCCGGCTCCCACGCTcccacccctccacctccacgaGGCCGCTCTGGCCCCCTGCCTCCTATCCCAGGCCAGTCACCTCGAGGGACCCCGCCCCCTCACCCGCCTCCCTCACGTGGAGGCttgccaccaccacctcctgcaATGAGCAGAGGCGGTCCTCCACCGCCACCTCCACCAGTGCACTCTTCTCAGTTCTCCTCACCGCCGCCCTCAAGGCCCCCAATGTCCTCCCACAGCCTGCCTCCTCCCATGCCGCCATCTAACCAACAGCGCTCCATGGGTTTCCCACCTCCTCCAGTCCCATCGACACCCAGCGGAGgggcccctccacctcctcctcctccaccccctccacctTCCCTACCTCCTATATCTTCAAAtttcccacctcctcctcctgcttctgGAGGCCCACCGCCACCACCTGCTCCTGTGTCTGGAGGCGGGGATGGCAGAGGAGCTCTGTTGGATCAGATCCGACTGGGGAAGAAGCTCAGAAAT GTGACAGACAGCCCTGATGTAGCTGCGCCTACACCACCAGAGTCAGGTGAAGGCATCGTTGGTGCTCTTATGATGGTCATGCAGAAGAGGAGTAAAGTCATCCATTCCTCCG AGGAAAGCGAAGATGACGGTGGAGATGAGGACGATGAGGACGATGAATGGGACGACTGA